The Trueperaceae bacterium DNA window GACACCACGCAGATGCTCGGCGTGGCGCTGATCATGACCGGGCACGACCCCAACAGCTCCGACCCCGAGGAGATCGAGGAGGCCAAGCGGTTCCTCATCGACAACGGCGACAACGTCGTCTACATAGCCGCCGACGACGGCCAGGAGATGCTGGCGCGCGGCGAGGTCGACATGGTCGTCGAGTACTCGGGCGACGTCTTCCAGGTCATGGACGAGTGCGAGTGCGACACCTACGGCTACGTGATCCCCGCGGAGGGGACGAACTTCTGGGTCGACAACCTGGCGATCCCGCGCGGCGCCCCGAACAAGGCCCTCGCCGAGGTGTTCATCGACTACGTCCTCGACCCCCAGGTCGGGGCCGACATCTCGAACTACACCGCCTACGGCACGCCGAACCGGGCCGCCCTCGACCAGGGGCTCATCGACGAGGAGCTCGTCGCCGACCCGGGCATCTACCCCAGCGCCGAGACCCAGGAGCGGCTCTTCTTCGCCGTGCAGGACGAGGAGCGCGAGGCGCTGCTGAACGAGGCCTGGGACGAGATCCGCATCCTCGTCGGCCAGTAGGGGGCCGGGCAGGGCCTTGACCGAGAGCGCCACCACGCGGCCGGCGGCTCCCGCCACCACGGGGGCGCCGGCCGTGCGGCTCCAGGGGCTGGTCAAGGAGTTCGGGGAGCGCAGGTCCGGCCAGCGCGTCCGCGCCGTCGACGGCGTCAGCCTCGACGTCGGCGAGGGCGAGTTCTTCGCCCTGCTGGGGCCCTCCGGCTGCGGCAAGACGACGACGCTGCGCATGATTGCCGGGTTCATCCGTCCGGACGAGGGTCGAATCGAGCTCGACGGCGACAGGATCGACACCAAACCGACCCACCAGCGCGGGACGGCGATGGTCTTCCAGAACTATGCGCTGTTCCCCCACATGACCGTTTTCGACAACGTCGCGTTCGGGCTGCGGATGCGCAAAGTCGAACGCGACGAGATCAGGCGCCGGGTTACCGACGCGCTGAGCCTTATGCGGCTGGTCGAACTGGCTGAACGGTATCCACGTGAGCTGTCCGGCGGCCAGCAGCAGCGTGTGGCGCTGGCGCGTGCGATTGTGCTCAATCCCAAGGTTCTCCTCCTGGACGAACCGCTGAGCAA harbors:
- a CDS encoding spermidine/putrescine ABC transporter substrate-binding protein, with the protein product MRRTVTLLLTALAAALLGAAYAQTGWTCPEGFEGQTLSVYNWSTYIAEDTISNFEELCGVTVIYDTYPTDDDMLVRLRQGNPGFDVVVPSDVVATLMISEGLLEELDHDAIPNLANVDPKFLDLPFDPGNRYTVPYQWGTTGIGYNAERVGEVTSWEDMFSHDGPVAWLADTTQMLGVALIMTGHDPNSSDPEEIEEAKRFLIDNGDNVVYIAADDGQEMLARGEVDMVVEYSGDVFQVMDECECDTYGYVIPAEGTNFWVDNLAIPRGAPNKALAEVFIDYVLDPQVGADISNYTAYGTPNRAALDQGLIDEELVADPGIYPSAETQERLFFAVQDEEREALLNEAWDEIRILVGQ
- a CDS encoding ABC transporter ATP-binding protein codes for the protein MTESATTRPAAPATTGAPAVRLQGLVKEFGERRSGQRVRAVDGVSLDVGEGEFFALLGPSGCGKTTTLRMIAGFIRPDEGRIELDGDRIDTKPTHQRGTAMVFQNYALFPHMTVFDNVAFGLRMRKVERDEIRRRVTDALSLMRLVELAERYPRELSGGQQQRVALARAIVLNPKVLLLDEPLSNLDAKLRKELRKEILDLHRLANITTIFVTHDLEEAFSLSDVVAVMNAGRIEQVGAPIDIYHHPKTTFVANFIGYSNIFERNRPFGDAADAVRIGEGEATPSSGRFAVPAQSVHVSTTPLHTDTALKGTISQIMFLGARMQITVDAGGQTIQAELPVNPTVHALGKGAEVFLGWNADEIVPLPEEQ